The Leucothrix mucor DSM 2157 DNA window GACAATGTGCTATTTATAGCGGAATAGTTTTTGTTTGCATTTAAGGTTATATCTATAAAATAGCCGACATTAATAAACCAGCCACGGGCTTGTCGCGACGAATGATAAGCGTCTTTTCATGCCCCTCAGGCCTGCTGGTATTTTCTAATAAAAGAGCAGCGTTTAGCTGAAAAATCCGTCAATGATGATAGATGAATTTCACTTGTCCAAAGAAATGGATTTTCTTTGTGCATCCAGTTGGTTTTCCAATAAGCCACAAATGAAGCGTTTGCTAAGCCACTTAGTGAGTCATGCGCTGAATAAAGATGAGAAGCCGTTTGATCAGCGTGCGATAGCCGTGGAAGGGTTGGGAAGAGGTTTTGATTTCGATCCGGCTGAAAACCCATTGGTGCGTATCGAAGTAGGGCGCTTAAGGCGTCTATTGAATGATTTTTACGTTACTAATCAAGAACGTCCATTTAGGATCACCATTCCACTACGTCAGTACCGACCAGAAATAATCCCATTATTACCTGACTCCACCCCTAATCCAGCTTTACCAAGCTTGCAGTCATTGGTCGTAAAAGAAGAGCGTCTCTCTGTGCTGCTGCAGTTTTCTACTGAAGGCGGTGAAAGTGCTGAACTCTATTTATTGCGTCACCAGATTCGGATTGGCCTGACGCTTCAGCTTAAGCAGCTGGAAGAGATTAGGTTGATTATTGCGATACCTTCCGCAGCAGGAATGGTTGCCGCTAAAGCCGATATTGTTATAAAAGTAACATTAAGCACGGTGGAGCAGCAGTATCATGCTCAAGCGCAAGCCTCTTGGATGGGCGAGGATAGGCCTTTTTTTGAGTCTAAGCTATCGCTGCCGTTGATATATGAGGCGCAGAGTCTGGAGCAAAAGCTACTGCATTGGGTTTCTGGTCTGTTTGATATTGAGATGGGTTTGGCTTGGGGGAAGTGGATTCAGGCAAATGGTGACTATCGCGACACCCCATACCCTAGTCTTGGTAAAGCCATTTTACTGTACTTGAGTTTTCTTCGGGATGGTGGTGAGCGGTCATTCTTGGCAGCCTTAGCTGCAGCAAAGGCGGTTGTTGAGCACTATCAAAACCCCAGAATCGCTAAATGTATTTTGGCAGACTTACATTATCAGGGAGTATTGCGTGGTTATGGTGTCGTCGAGCATTTGCTGGGATCGGGGCTAGGATATGCCGGAGAGGCGCTACGTACTCATCCAGCCTGTCCCAGAATGCATATGACTTTAGCATCGCTTAGCTACTTCTTAGGTCAGGATAGTTTAGCTGAGCTGCAATTTCGCAATCCCGTCGAGAATGAGAATAGGATCTACTCGATTGGATTTCATCGAAATGTTTTAAAGAGCTTGGCTTTTGACTGGAAGCAAGGGTTTAAGAGCATTGATGAGTTAGTCGAGGCTTTTGATTATTACCCTGATTTATATCCGGTGATGGCTTATATCAATGTCTTTTTGGGGTCAGACCTACAGGCTAAGCAGTATTGGCGCTCAAAAGTGTTGAAGTTAGGCTCTGAGCGCAGTGTTCAGCAGTTCGTCAAGCTGATCCGAGACCCAGAGCAATTAGGTTGGGCCGGTGGGCGCGATGAGCTAGGTGCTCTGATGGCTGAAGATTTGGTTGCCAAGTGATTACTGAGGATCGAGTTGAGCGAACACTGCGCTTAGTTAGCCAAAGTGACTTATTTCGTGAAAAGCTTCAAATGATTCGTCTGCTAGGCTACTTGTCCAGGCATAGTCGCAATGAGCGATCGACGGCTTTACAGCAGCGGGAAATTGCCATTAATTGCTTGGGACGAAGTGAGACTTTTGACCCAAATAAAGACCCCATTGTTCGGATTGAAGCGGCAAGGCTAAGAAAGCTACTAGATACGTTTTACGAAACACCCGATGCTAAGCAAGCCTGCTGCCGTATCTTGATGCCATTAGGCGGTTATCGACTTGAATTTTCGGAGTATCTGAACCGACATCAGAGCACCGGCTTGAGCATGCTACTCATTTGCCAAAGTCATGAAGGTGCTCCTAGGGCGCTAAGCCAGTTGGCTTTGGAAATACGTCAAACCTTGTCGTTGCGTCTTCCTCAGTTTGAGCACATTAACTTAAGTGTTGATTTTTTGGAGCAGCATCAAGCTGTAGAGATGGGGGTCGCCCATCTATTGACGGACGAGGCACATGACTACATTCTCCGGATAGAAGTGGTTGACGACTTGGATCTTAATTTCTTGATTAGTAGTGTCCTGATTCATCGGGCGACACAAGAGATTATTTGGAGCCAATGCGCCGACTTGCCCAAGCAATATAATGAGGCGGAAGCGGAAGGCTTTTATCGAGGTTTGATTGCTCCTGTAGCGGGGGATGCGTTTGGTGTAGTCGGGCAGCATTGGTCGGATCGGCATTGGAAGCTGGGTATTGAGCAAATTGATGCTCGATTTCAGGCATTCGTATGTTTAATTCAGGTCGTTAGATTTCCAACCCTTAAGAACTGCCAGCAGGCGGTTAATTTGCTTCAAGAGCACCTAAAGCAGAACCCTAATGATATTCACGCACACTTTTGCTATCTGTCGATGGGGTGTATTGGCGATATATTGAATTATAAATTGGTGGATGGCGATTCAGGTAATCAACTGACCAAGTGTTTGAACCTGATGGCCTTTGCTCCAGATCATGCTGGTATCGTCGCCCTGCTGGGATTCTGTTACTTCAAGTCGGGAGATAACGAGAAAGCATCTTTGTATTTAGTGGATGCAATGCGCTTATGTCCTGACAGTGGTTT harbors:
- a CDS encoding tetratricopeptide repeat protein; amino-acid sequence: MITEDRVERTLRLVSQSDLFREKLQMIRLLGYLSRHSRNERSTALQQREIAINCLGRSETFDPNKDPIVRIEAARLRKLLDTFYETPDAKQACCRILMPLGGYRLEFSEYLNRHQSTGLSMLLICQSHEGAPRALSQLALEIRQTLSLRLPQFEHINLSVDFLEQHQAVEMGVAHLLTDEAHDYILRIEVVDDLDLNFLISSVLIHRATQEIIWSQCADLPKQYNEAEAEGFYRGLIAPVAGDAFGVVGQHWSDRHWKLGIEQIDARFQAFVCLIQVVRFPTLKNCQQAVNLLQEHLKQNPNDIHAHFCYLSMGCIGDILNYKLVDGDSGNQLTKCLNLMAFAPDHAGIVALLGFCYFKSGDNEKASLYLVDAMRLCPDSGLLKFMYSAFCLQEGCAAEGIELINELLQYNENPPALYYIPLFFSHIGAGRLSEAAFLATKVVNVDGLSDLSELLIAIEVGSVKFDSGSLRQGVKQGDTNHQILPDWIESDLLNKYPDMKQKVKGLLMMRQSL